From the Bacillus sp. 2205SS5-2 genome, one window contains:
- the rlmH gene encoding 23S rRNA (pseudouridine(1915)-N(3))-methyltransferase RlmH: MNITIITVGKLKEKYLKQGIDEYVKRLSAYAKIDIIELADEKAPEQLSKLDMEIVKNKEGERILSKIGADTHVIALAIEGKMQSSEQLADNLDKLATYGKSKVAFVIGGSLGLGDEVLRRSNEKLSFSKMTFPHQLMRLVLVEQIYRAFRINRGEPYHK; the protein is encoded by the coding sequence GTGAATATAACAATCATAACAGTTGGAAAATTAAAAGAAAAATACTTAAAACAAGGAATAGATGAATACGTAAAGCGACTTTCGGCCTATGCCAAAATCGATATTATTGAGCTAGCTGATGAAAAAGCACCAGAGCAACTAAGCAAACTTGATATGGAAATCGTCAAAAATAAAGAAGGCGAACGAATTCTTAGTAAAATTGGCGCAGATACCCATGTGATTGCCCTAGCGATCGAAGGAAAGATGCAATCTTCGGAGCAGCTGGCAGATAATTTGGACAAGCTGGCGACGTATGGGAAGAGTAAGGTGGCCTTTGTGATTGGTGGATCCTTAGGGTTAGGTGATGAGGTTTTGAGGAGGTCGAATGAGAAGTTGTCATTTTCGAAGATGACTTTTCCCCATCAGTTGATGCGCTTGGTTTTGGTGGAGCAGATTTATAGAGCGTTTCGGATTAATCGGGGTGAACCTTATCACAAGTGA
- a CDS encoding CxxH/CxxC protein: MIYCCKEHVELALDVAVDEHEVAPQLEAVDSEKKLSTACEYCNNQAEYIVAN; encoded by the coding sequence ATGATTTACTGTTGTAAAGAACACGTAGAGCTGGCACTAGATGTGGCAGTTGACGAACATGAAGTGGCACCTCAATTAGAGGCTGTGGATTCAGAAAAAAAGTTATCAACAGCCTGTGAATATTGTAATAATCAGGCAGAATATATTGTGGCGAACTAA
- a CDS encoding zinc ribbon domain-containing protein produces MKARSYQPLKVHPGSYPLSGLLKCPECGSPMLQGNSSKKYKYYQCSKNKNSGKVACSSNLIKKEYAEETVFKSFTMYINSLDLSASVDGAIAATLSFELEPLEREMDNLKKEIKQIKVKMDNVIELMYDTELSLDKEFLKGKLKKQQDQLNRKNSNLIEITQYIKFKQNQTSNEIINFCSNNFNDFSSLLLNEEKKLLLNHIIKEIHVTNGATTNDRKIKNIVYYFNNNDLAKL; encoded by the coding sequence ATGAAGGCACGTAGTTATCAACCATTAAAAGTTCATCCCGGCTCCTACCCATTATCTGGATTGCTAAAATGCCCTGAGTGTGGTTCTCCTATGTTACAAGGTAATAGTAGTAAAAAATATAAATATTATCAATGCAGTAAAAATAAAAATAGTGGAAAAGTCGCTTGTTCTTCTAATTTAATTAAAAAGGAATATGCAGAGGAAACGGTTTTTAAAAGTTTTACTATGTATATAAACAGCTTAGATTTATCAGCATCTGTAGATGGAGCGATTGCAGCTACACTCTCTTTTGAACTTGAACCCTTAGAAAGAGAAATGGATAATCTTAAAAAGGAGATAAAACAAATCAAAGTTAAAATGGATAATGTCATTGAATTAATGTATGATACAGAACTTTCTTTGGATAAGGAATTCCTAAAAGGTAAATTAAAAAAACAACAAGATCAATTGAATAGAAAAAACTCAAATCTAATTGAAATAACACAATACATTAAATTTAAACAGAATCAGACATCTAACGAGATTATTAATTTTTGTTCTAACAACTTCAATGATTTTTCTTCATTACTCCTTAATGAAGAAAAAAAGTTGTTACTAAATCATATCATTAAGGAAATTCATGTCACCAACGGAGCAACAACAAACGATAGGAAAATTAAAAATATAGTTTATTACTTTAATAATAATGACTTAGCAAAGTTGTAG
- a CDS encoding IS3 family transposase (programmed frameshift), whose amino-acid sequence MTSSNRVRYSLERKEAIVTRMMPPKNESVTQIAKEEGISEVTLYKWRKEARTAGVATPGNSQTSDKWKSEDKFLIVMETFAMNESELADYCRRKGLYREQIEAWKRVCLQANGQAFDQAKQLNGALKDEKKRAKQLEKDLQKKEKALAEAAALLLLRKKAQGDLGGRRGRMISPSNRVLAVELIQEANQNGARLAKACVELQISVRTYERWVAKGDVEVDQRSITKRPTPKNKLSEEEKEEILTVVKQEEYADLPPTQIVPKLADVGTYIASESTFYRVLREEKMQHHRGRSQKPERRIPESHLAIAPNQVWSWDITWLGGPVKGMYYRLYLILDLFSRKVVGWEVWESEEAKHAETLVKKATFNEKIQGTPLVLHSDNGSPMKAETFLSLLEKLGIQSSFSRPRVSNDNPYSEAMFRTLQYRPNFPNKGFASLEEARQWAQQFVHWYNEIHLHSGLEFVTPVQCHTGEHIAILEKRKEVYEAAKEKHPERWTRGIRNWTPNKQVALNPMRDEGKAEVSKKP is encoded by the exons ATGACAAGTAGTAATAGAGTACGATATTCGCTGGAACGAAAAGAAGCGATTGTTACACGTATGATGCCACCAAAAAATGAGTCAGTGACACAAATTGCGAAAGAAGAAGGCATCTCAGAAGTTACTTTATACAAGTGGCGTAAGGAAGCACGCACAGCTGGTGTGGCAACGCCAGGCAATAGTCAAACAAGTGATAAATGGAAAAGCGAGGATAAGTTTTTAATTGTCATGGAGACGTTTGCGATGAACGAGTCGGAGTTAGCAGACTACTGTCGTAGAAAGGGTCTGTATCGTGAACAGATTGAAGCATGGAAACGTGTATGCCTTCAGGCAAATGGTCAGGCATTCGATCAAGCAAAGCAGTTGAATGGTGCATTGAAGGATGAAAAGAAACGTGCCAAGCAATTAGAAAAAGACCTACAAAAGAAAGAAAAGGCACTAGCTGAAGCTGCGGCGTTATTGCTTTTGCGAAAAAAGGCCCAAG GCGATTTGGGGGGACGACGAGGAAGAATGATTAGCCCGTCAAATCGCGTATTAGCTGTCGAACTCATACAAGAAGCCAATCAAAATGGTGCGCGATTAGCGAAGGCTTGCGTGGAACTTCAAATCAGCGTTCGAACGTACGAGCGTTGGGTGGCAAAGGGAGATGTAGAGGTCGATCAGCGCTCCATCACGAAAAGACCAACGCCGAAAAATAAGTTGTCTGAGGAAGAAAAAGAGGAAATACTGACGGTTGTCAAACAAGAAGAATACGCCGATTTACCACCGACGCAAATTGTGCCAAAGCTTGCGGACGTCGGGACTTATATCGCCTCAGAATCAACGTTTTATCGTGTATTACGCGAAGAAAAGATGCAACACCACCGTGGTCGTAGTCAAAAGCCCGAGCGAAGAATTCCTGAGAGTCATCTGGCCATCGCGCCCAACCAAGTATGGTCATGGGACATTACATGGCTTGGGGGGCCTGTGAAAGGAATGTATTATCGCCTCTATTTAATTCTGGATTTATTTAGTAGAAAAGTAGTCGGTTGGGAAGTGTGGGAATCGGAAGAGGCAAAACACGCCGAAACGCTCGTGAAGAAAGCAACCTTCAATGAAAAAATTCAAGGAACACCCCTCGTGTTACATTCAGATAATGGGAGCCCGATGAAAGCTGAGACATTCTTGAGTTTACTAGAGAAATTGGGGATTCAAAGCTCCTTTTCAAGACCACGTGTGAGTAATGATAATCCATACTCAGAAGCGATGTTTCGGACACTCCAGTATCGCCCGAATTTCCCGAACAAAGGTTTCGCATCGCTTGAGGAAGCGAGACAATGGGCACAGCAGTTTGTCCATTGGTACAACGAGATTCATCTGCATAGTGGACTGGAATTTGTGACACCTGTACAGTGTCATACTGGAGAACACATAGCCATATTGGAAAAGCGAAAAGAAGTATACGAAGCAGCGAAGGAAAAGCATCCAGAGCGTTGGACACGAGGGATAAGAAATTGGACGCCAAATAAACAAGTAGCGCTAAATCCAATGCGAGACGAGGGGAAGGCAGAAGTATCGAAGAAACCATAA
- a CDS encoding DUF2075 domain-containing protein → MSELVFEKRDFTRDSDYTVKQVHLNNYPIVYILYNERKRPSAYIGQTVQATRRLKNHLEDKRRRNLNRSILIGHEKFNQSATYNIESNLINYFIADNHFQLQNVSQTSSRETHNYFEKSFYNEDLFQAIWKKLREENIVSETLENLQNKDIYKLSPYKELSPLQLDIKNEILDFCKEHIMLEGNHVITVEGDAGTGKSVLLSSLFNTLQDLSKDSSSLLQRSDNYMLVNNGEMLKTYKNIANSLPNIKKKNLMKPTPFINEKTKSGTSADIVLIDEAHLLLTKEDSYNNFNYKNQLDEIIKRSKITIVIFDPKQVLKIKSYWNNSLLEEITKNYSAKTVKLTDQMRMNASPETINWIDHFIAKEVLPLPVDTDSSFELKFFKDAESFKAAIERKNNEIGLSRIVSTFDYLHKKDKKSYIVDEEGINMPWNNTMNNVAWAENPESIREVGSIYTVQGFDLNFVGVVLGPSVSYNGEEDKLVIDPSRYKDKGAFASRSDLSPEKNQEIKEEIILNSINVLMKRGIHGLYIYATDPILRKHLLALERRGKV, encoded by the coding sequence ATGAGTGAATTAGTATTTGAAAAGAGAGATTTTACACGGGACTCTGACTATACCGTTAAGCAGGTTCATCTAAATAATTATCCTATCGTCTATATTCTTTATAACGAGAGAAAAAGGCCGTCAGCTTATATCGGACAAACCGTTCAGGCTACAAGAAGGTTAAAGAACCATTTAGAGGATAAAAGGCGAAGGAATTTGAACCGATCTATTTTGATTGGACATGAGAAGTTTAATCAGTCTGCTACGTACAATATTGAGTCAAACTTGATTAATTATTTTATTGCCGATAACCACTTTCAATTGCAAAATGTAAGTCAGACTAGTTCAAGGGAAACTCACAATTATTTTGAGAAATCATTCTATAACGAAGATCTTTTTCAAGCAATTTGGAAGAAGCTTCGTGAAGAAAACATTGTCAGTGAGACTCTTGAAAATCTTCAGAACAAAGATATTTATAAACTATCACCATATAAAGAACTGTCACCTCTTCAGCTGGATATTAAAAATGAAATCCTTGATTTCTGTAAGGAACATATCATGTTAGAAGGCAACCATGTGATTACAGTTGAAGGAGATGCTGGCACAGGTAAAAGTGTCCTCTTAAGCTCGTTGTTTAATACTCTTCAGGATTTATCTAAGGATAGTAGCTCTCTTCTACAAAGATCCGATAATTACATGCTAGTGAATAATGGCGAGATGCTGAAGACGTACAAAAATATTGCTAACAGCTTGCCGAATATTAAGAAAAAAAATCTAATGAAGCCAACACCATTCATTAATGAGAAAACGAAGTCAGGAACATCAGCAGATATTGTTCTCATTGACGAGGCGCATCTACTATTAACAAAGGAAGATAGCTATAACAATTTCAACTATAAGAATCAATTGGATGAAATTATTAAACGTAGCAAAATTACTATCGTCATCTTTGATCCAAAGCAAGTATTGAAAATTAAAAGCTATTGGAACAACAGTTTGCTTGAGGAAATTACCAAAAACTATTCCGCCAAAACCGTGAAGTTAACAGACCAAATGAGGATGAATGCCAGTCCTGAAACAATAAATTGGATTGATCACTTTATCGCCAAAGAAGTACTTCCACTTCCGGTAGATACAGACTCTTCATTTGAGCTTAAGTTTTTCAAAGATGCTGAGTCGTTTAAAGCAGCTATAGAAAGGAAGAATAACGAAATTGGACTATCGCGTATTGTCTCAACCTTTGACTACTTACATAAAAAAGACAAGAAATCTTATATTGTCGATGAAGAAGGAATAAACATGCCTTGGAATAACACAATGAATAATGTAGCATGGGCTGAGAATCCGGAATCGATTAGAGAAGTCGGCTCTATCTACACTGTGCAAGGCTTTGATCTTAACTTTGTCGGTGTAGTTCTTGGCCCCTCCGTTAGCTATAATGGAGAGGAAGACAAGCTAGTTATTGACCCTTCTAGATATAAAGATAAAGGGGCATTTGCTTCACGCTCTGACTTATCACCAGAGAAGAACCAAGAAATCAAGGAAGAAATCATCCTCAATTCCATTAACGTCTTAATGAAGAGAGGAATTCACGGCTTATATATTTATGCTACAGACCCTATATTAAGAAAACATCTATTAGCTTTAGAAAGGAGAGGAAAGGTTTGA
- a CDS encoding DUF7674 family protein produces MNKDNLAEQFVKEFTNFKSLLEQHVKFNNEILPHVFFGECNDYFIDFLVKEENSRDLVKLFEFFESMAIKGDEFVKELLSVTILERLGDNKEVLNKAYKYMGKETRKASDEIEKQLERYLK; encoded by the coding sequence GTGAATAAAGACAATTTAGCTGAGCAATTTGTAAAGGAATTCACTAACTTTAAATCATTATTAGAACAGCACGTTAAATTTAATAATGAAATATTACCTCACGTTTTCTTTGGTGAATGTAATGATTACTTTATTGATTTCCTTGTAAAAGAGGAAAATTCAAGAGACCTTGTAAAGTTATTCGAGTTCTTTGAAAGTATGGCAATTAAGGGTGATGAATTCGTTAAGGAATTATTAAGTGTTACTATACTTGAAAGACTTGGAGATAATAAAGAAGTCCTCAATAAAGCTTATAAATATATGGGGAAAGAAACAAGAAAGGCTTCTGATGAAATAGAAAAGCAATTGGAAAGATATTTGAAATAA
- a CDS encoding recombinase family protein: MKIQRVAIYCRVSTEEQASEGYSISAQLQTLRQYASLYGWEIADEYVDEGISGKSIKGRPAMQRLVSDVDKGKFQAVLVWKISRLSRNMLDTLVLLDQFEENDVQFISYSENFDTGSPIGRLVVQLMASIAEMERNTLSENVKLGMTQRAREGSWNGGLIFGYDSVEKELVINPKEAAIVRLIFNMYSEGKGLKAIANSLNKDGYRTKHNRHFSINGIATILDNPVYIGKIRWLQVENWDKRRRKGKNPNPIIVDGKHESIISNESWSIVQARRQSKSFKQRQSNEPFLLSSILRCPDCGQGMVPSITTSTRKDGSKHKHRYYVCGNFHNKGSSSCKSNSIKAYEAEELVINGLIDFLNDAKQFTKTIEALNKQTVKATVKTKNEIEAVEQKLIEVNAMQERYMEAFEKNLFPIAILQERLQKIAKEKADLEQKRNELSIHLSSSDSKVISPDLIRELLEKYLEVFQHATRDKQKHLFQLLLHNISVKHLKGHSRSIDKITLEFDFTEVNISNTFTLIHVLFHKAGEFTDSKDKISPYLQLFLPLFMIRFCSPY; this comes from the coding sequence TTGAAAATACAAAGAGTCGCAATTTATTGTCGTGTTAGTACTGAAGAGCAAGCATCGGAGGGTTATAGTATTTCCGCTCAACTTCAGACACTTCGTCAATATGCTAGTTTATATGGCTGGGAGATAGCCGACGAATATGTCGATGAAGGAATTAGTGGTAAATCAATAAAGGGACGTCCCGCTATGCAGAGACTTGTATCTGATGTAGACAAGGGAAAATTTCAGGCGGTCTTGGTTTGGAAGATTTCACGTCTCTCTCGCAATATGTTAGATACACTTGTGCTACTAGATCAATTTGAAGAAAACGATGTACAGTTTATTTCTTACTCGGAGAACTTTGATACTGGTAGCCCTATAGGTCGTTTAGTCGTTCAACTTATGGCTTCTATTGCTGAAATGGAGCGTAATACCCTTTCCGAAAACGTAAAGCTTGGAATGACTCAACGAGCCAGAGAAGGATCGTGGAATGGTGGTCTTATTTTTGGCTATGATTCAGTAGAAAAAGAATTAGTAATAAACCCTAAAGAAGCAGCCATTGTAAGATTGATCTTCAATATGTATTCGGAAGGGAAAGGTCTAAAAGCAATTGCTAATTCACTTAATAAAGATGGCTATCGGACAAAGCATAATAGGCATTTTTCTATCAATGGTATTGCAACAATATTAGATAATCCAGTTTATATAGGAAAAATAAGATGGTTGCAAGTAGAGAATTGGGATAAACGAAGAAGAAAAGGTAAAAATCCAAATCCTATTATAGTAGATGGAAAGCATGAATCGATTATATCAAATGAATCATGGAGTATCGTTCAAGCACGTAGACAAAGTAAGTCCTTTAAACAGCGTCAATCAAATGAACCTTTTCTATTAAGTAGTATTCTTAGGTGTCCGGATTGTGGCCAAGGTATGGTTCCATCAATAACCACTTCTACTCGAAAAGACGGATCAAAACATAAACATCGCTACTATGTATGTGGAAATTTTCATAATAAAGGATCTTCCTCTTGTAAATCAAATTCAATTAAAGCTTACGAAGCAGAAGAGTTGGTAATTAATGGACTAATAGACTTTTTAAATGATGCAAAGCAATTCACTAAAACAATTGAAGCTTTGAATAAGCAAACCGTTAAAGCAACCGTGAAAACTAAAAACGAAATTGAAGCCGTAGAACAGAAACTAATTGAAGTAAATGCAATGCAGGAGAGATATATGGAGGCATTTGAAAAAAATCTCTTTCCCATTGCCATTCTTCAAGAACGTCTCCAAAAGATAGCAAAAGAAAAAGCTGATTTAGAACAAAAGAGAAATGAACTTAGCATACATCTAAGTTCATCTGATTCAAAAGTTATATCACCTGATCTAATAAGAGAGTTACTAGAAAAGTATTTGGAGGTGTTTCAACATGCTACCAGAGATAAGCAAAAGCATCTCTTTCAACTGCTACTGCATAATATCTCTGTTAAACATTTAAAAGGTCACTCCCGCTCCATTGATAAGATTACGTTGGAATTTGATTTTACCGAAGTTAACATATCTAATACGTTTACTCTTATCCATGTACTTTTCCACAAAGCAGGTGAATTTACAGATTCAAAAGACAAAATATCACCTTATTTACAACTTTTTTTGCCTCTATTTATGATAAGGTTCTGCTCCCCTTATTAG
- a CDS encoding nucleotide pyrophosphohydrolase, translating to MSDIQILINKINKFRDDRNWRQYHNPKDLAISISIEAAELLEDFQWISSEEAIKTNKENIREEVADVLIYSLMLCSDLDLDINEIVEEKLLKNGRKYPIG from the coding sequence TTGAGCGATATTCAAATCTTAATCAATAAAATAAACAAATTCCGAGATGATCGTAACTGGAGACAATATCACAACCCCAAAGACCTTGCTATCTCTATTTCTATTGAAGCAGCCGAACTACTTGAAGACTTTCAATGGATCAGTAGCGAAGAAGCAATAAAAACTAATAAAGAAAACATCCGCGAAGAAGTCGCGGATGTCTTAATCTACTCATTGATGTTGTGTTCTGATCTTGATTTGGATATTAATGAGATTGTAGAGGAGAAACTCTTAAAGAATGGAAGGAAGTATCCTATTGGATAA
- a CDS encoding recombinase family protein produces the protein MSKLRAAIYIRVSTDEQANNFSLKAQESVVKEFAERKGYNVVDVYCDDGYSGKDFNRPEVQRLLRDINQDKVDAILVWKVDRLSRNNAEVLTLCNNLLKPKNKKLIVTSIDIDSSTTNGYMFISLLSTFAEYERATIIDRVNNGMQKRAEEGKWNGGKILGYDNVKKTLVINEKERKVVEEIFLLREQGLGYKAIVNILNERGEVTKKGNAFSITAVSLILENPAYIGKVKWGQYRDWNNKRRKGKSEPTYVDGVHKAIINQELWDKVQNVNKLQEEAYSNNRNFKGDLFLTGVLKCPKCGAGTVMCKTKKRNGEGYHIYYMCQAYHSKGKSACSTNLIKKDVVEQKVLNVISELVRDDEIVNNIIEKLDAEKENHFEPMVKELGIYQSKLNSLLSRQAKLDKDYFDDKMEITNYNRLSINIQSDIEAFQEKVKQQKREIEKLSSSNKIDNEIVIAALLNFNELFHKADGEEKKMLVRALIKEIQMDENRKDIKKIAFWFSSENALLSNKGSRTLS, from the coding sequence ATGAGTAAACTTCGTGCGGCAATTTATATCAGAGTGTCAACAGATGAACAAGCAAACAATTTCTCATTAAAAGCTCAAGAGTCAGTAGTAAAGGAATTTGCAGAACGTAAAGGGTACAACGTTGTTGATGTTTATTGTGATGATGGATATTCAGGTAAGGATTTTAACAGACCAGAGGTTCAGCGTCTTTTAAGGGATATCAATCAAGATAAAGTTGACGCTATACTTGTCTGGAAGGTTGACCGTTTATCAAGAAATAACGCGGAAGTCTTGACATTATGTAACAATCTATTGAAACCAAAAAACAAAAAGTTGATTGTGACATCTATTGATATTGACTCAAGCACCACTAATGGTTATATGTTTATCTCTTTACTCAGCACCTTTGCTGAGTATGAGAGAGCGACTATTATTGATAGAGTAAATAATGGAATGCAGAAGAGAGCAGAAGAAGGAAAATGGAATGGTGGGAAAATCCTTGGTTATGACAATGTTAAAAAAACCTTAGTTATCAATGAAAAAGAGAGGAAGGTTGTTGAAGAAATCTTTCTATTAAGAGAACAAGGTCTTGGTTACAAAGCAATCGTAAATATTTTAAATGAACGAGGAGAAGTTACCAAAAAGGGCAATGCGTTTAGTATCACAGCGGTTAGTCTAATTCTCGAAAACCCAGCTTATATAGGAAAGGTAAAATGGGGTCAGTATCGAGATTGGAATAACAAAAGGAGAAAAGGTAAATCCGAACCTACGTATGTTGATGGAGTTCATAAAGCTATAATCAATCAGGAATTATGGGATAAGGTTCAAAACGTTAATAAGTTGCAAGAGGAAGCTTATTCTAACAACCGTAATTTTAAAGGGGATTTATTCCTAACAGGTGTATTGAAATGTCCAAAGTGCGGTGCGGGTACTGTAATGTGTAAAACCAAAAAGAGAAACGGTGAAGGTTATCACATCTATTACATGTGTCAGGCTTACCATAGCAAAGGTAAATCAGCTTGTAGTACAAACCTAATCAAAAAAGATGTGGTAGAGCAAAAAGTATTAAACGTAATTTCTGAATTGGTTCGAGACGATGAAATTGTTAACAACATTATTGAAAAGTTAGATGCTGAAAAAGAAAATCATTTTGAGCCAATGGTAAAGGAATTAGGAATTTATCAATCAAAATTGAATTCTCTTTTGAGTAGACAAGCAAAGTTAGATAAAGATTATTTTGATGATAAAATGGAAATTACAAACTATAATCGTTTATCAATAAATATTCAATCTGACATTGAGGCTTTTCAAGAGAAGGTTAAACAGCAGAAAAGAGAAATTGAAAAGCTATCTAGTTCAAATAAGATAGATAACGAAATTGTAATTGCTGCTCTTCTTAACTTTAATGAACTGTTCCATAAAGCAGATGGTGAAGAGAAAAAAATGTTAGTTCGTGCTTTAATCAAGGAAATACAAATGGATGAAAATCGGAAGGATATAAAGAAAATCGCCTTCTGGTTTTCTTCAGAAAATGCTTTACTATCTAATAAGGGGAGCAGAACCTTATCATAA
- a CDS encoding recombinase family protein, with the protein MKKKRAVGYKRRSPRSEKDFGNTSLEKQEDEITKYCMQNDIELVDVYEDDLKSGSSFKGRDGFIEMYNRVLDEYEEIDYIIVYKQDRLSRDSLDTLYFMKQLNAVDKHVISIADSINTEDPTAKILVHVLSLVAELEREFISFRTNSGMEKRAEDGEFLGGKIFGYEVINKKLSLLPEEAKVVRYIFEKCASEKWGYKKIAANLNIQGIRTKNKNQWTVNAIKTVLQNQQYIGNSKWRGKLRKGKHTPIIEKSLWDETRKVMQARSYTPRKIHPGSYPLSGILKCPQCGGSMVQGYSSQKYKYYQCNKNKNSGSSVCSSNLIKKEYAEGVVLKDFLHQLKRKVSPSTVYSVTQSILGYELNPLEKEASKLKKQIGRLEREMLKIMEHSSDTSLNLDTDMIKSHLATKQAEINKINSDLADIAKQVELKQNESIMDIIYCSIKNFEEFYHTLSDDEKKSFFHSVIKEIQVTRGEKTKDRRIKDVIYHFDLEEVNELVNPVS; encoded by the coding sequence ATGAAGAAGAAAAGAGCGGTAGGGTATAAACGGAGAAGTCCAAGGTCGGAAAAAGACTTTGGGAACACGTCCTTGGAAAAACAAGAAGATGAGATAACTAAGTATTGCATGCAGAATGATATTGAACTAGTTGACGTTTACGAAGATGATCTAAAGTCGGGTAGTTCATTCAAAGGTAGGGACGGGTTTATTGAAATGTATAACCGAGTTTTAGATGAGTATGAAGAAATAGATTACATAATCGTCTACAAGCAAGACAGATTGTCCCGTGATTCGTTAGATACATTGTATTTTATGAAACAGCTTAATGCAGTTGACAAACATGTCATATCAATAGCTGACAGTATAAATACAGAGGATCCCACGGCAAAGATTCTTGTTCATGTTTTGTCATTGGTTGCTGAATTGGAAAGGGAATTCATCTCATTTCGGACGAATTCCGGAATGGAAAAAAGAGCTGAAGATGGAGAGTTTTTAGGTGGGAAAATCTTTGGGTATGAAGTAATAAATAAGAAATTATCATTACTTCCTGAGGAAGCGAAGGTTGTCAGATATATATTTGAAAAATGTGCTTCAGAAAAGTGGGGTTACAAAAAGATTGCTGCTAACCTTAATATCCAAGGTATAAGGACTAAAAATAAAAATCAATGGACAGTTAATGCAATAAAAACTGTGTTACAGAATCAGCAGTATATAGGTAATTCTAAATGGCGAGGGAAACTTAGAAAAGGGAAACATACTCCAATCATTGAAAAGTCATTGTGGGATGAAACTAGAAAGGTAATGCAAGCAAGAAGCTATACGCCTCGAAAGATACATCCAGGCTCCTATCCCCTTAGCGGAATACTTAAATGTCCTCAATGCGGGGGATCTATGGTTCAAGGGTACAGCAGTCAGAAATACAAGTATTACCAATGCAATAAAAATAAAAATAGTGGGAGTAGTGTCTGTTCTTCCAATCTCATTAAAAAGGAGTATGCTGAGGGGGTTGTACTTAAGGATTTTCTGCATCAGCTCAAAAGAAAAGTATCTCCCTCAACTGTTTACTCAGTAACACAGTCAATATTAGGCTATGAATTAAATCCTTTGGAGAAAGAAGCTAGTAAACTAAAAAAACAGATAGGAAGGTTAGAAAGAGAGATGTTGAAAATAATGGAACACTCTAGTGACACATCCCTCAATCTAGATACCGATATGATAAAGTCCCATTTAGCAACAAAGCAAGCTGAAATAAACAAAATAAACAGTGATCTTGCTGACATTGCTAAGCAAGTAGAGTTGAAACAAAATGAATCTATAATGGATATTATTTATTGTTCGATTAAGAACTTTGAAGAGTTTTACCATACACTCTCTGATGATGAAAAGAAATCGTTTTTTCATTCTGTTATTAAAGAAATTCAAGTAACTAGAGGAGAAAAAACAAAAGATCGTCGTATAAAAGATGTTATTTATCATTTTGATTTAGAAGAGGTTAATGAATTGGTTAATCCTGTTAGTTAG